A genomic region of Leptotrichia massiliensis contains the following coding sequences:
- a CDS encoding type B 50S ribosomal protein L31 produces MKKDLHPSYGFVVFEDTSNGEKFLGKSTKTSKETTTFEGQEYPVIKVATSSTSHPFYTGKSKFVDETGRVDKFKKKYNL; encoded by the coding sequence ATGAAAAAAGATTTACATCCATCATACGGATTTGTAGTATTTGAAGATACAAGTAACGGAGAAAAATTCTTAGGAAAATCAACTAAAACTTCTAAAGAAACAACAACTTTTGAAGGGCAAGAATATCCAGTAATAAAAGTTGCAACAAGTTCAACTTCTCACCCATTCTATACTGGAAAATCTAAATTTGTTGATGAAACTGGAAGAGTTGACAAATTTAAGAAAAAATATAACTTATAA
- the rlmB gene encoding 23S rRNA (guanosine(2251)-2'-O)-methyltransferase RlmB, protein MEKIIGINPVIEVLKSDKNIEKLEVYKKIKKETIKEILNLASRRNIKIFYTDRRTENSQGVVALVSEFDYYVDFTAFLEKLLRKEKSRVVVLDQVQDPRNFGAIIRSAECFGVDGIIIQDRNSVKVTETVVKSSTGAIEHVDIVKVTNISDTIDKLKKYGYTVYGAEADGQNYYYEENYPEKACLVLGSEGNGMRKKVKEHCDKIVKIHLKGEINSLNVSVAGGIILAEMSK, encoded by the coding sequence ATGGAGAAAATAATAGGAATAAATCCAGTGATTGAAGTATTGAAATCGGATAAAAATATTGAGAAGCTGGAGGTTTATAAGAAGATAAAGAAGGAAACAATTAAGGAAATATTGAATTTGGCAAGTAGAAGAAATATAAAGATTTTTTATACAGATAGACGGACTGAAAATTCACAGGGGGTAGTGGCACTTGTTTCGGAATTTGATTATTATGTTGATTTTACTGCATTTTTAGAAAAGCTTTTGAGAAAAGAAAAGTCAAGAGTAGTTGTGCTGGATCAGGTTCAGGATCCAAGAAACTTTGGAGCGATTATAAGAAGTGCGGAGTGCTTTGGAGTAGATGGGATTATTATTCAGGATAGAAATAGTGTGAAAGTTACGGAAACAGTTGTAAAATCATCGACAGGAGCAATTGAGCATGTGGATATTGTAAAAGTTACCAATATTTCTGATACGATTGACAAATTAAAAAAATATGGATATACAGTTTACGGTGCAGAAGCTGATGGGCAGAATTATTATTATGAAGAAAATTATCCAGAAAAAGCATGTCTTGTGCTTGGAAGTGAAGGAAACGGAATGCGAAAAAAAGTGAAGGAGCATTGCGACAAAATTGTAAAAATACACTTAAAAGGGGAAATAAACTCGCTGAATGTATCTGTGGCTGGAGGGATAATATTGGCGGAGATGTCGAAATAG
- a CDS encoding diacylglycerol/lipid kinase family protein, whose amino-acid sequence MEKLKKAILVYNPKSGNANIILSNFDLITTKLLEKGITLTLYSINKDYDLFTEILKNEKYDILILSGGDGTLSRCLSELYSKNIEFPEVAIFPTGTSNDFAKALKIEENIENWIEKITHKTVKDIDFGLINGKTVFLSSYAGGLFTKISYNTDKTLKKTFGKIAYYINGLGELTNIKTFDLDIVLDGNETIKEKAILYAILNGKSVGGFENVIDEASMNDGFMDILIVKNIDNPLDIPKILIDLMNSNLTNNDYIRTLQAKKCEIKKVTEEIDVSIDGEEGENIDVTIEFISGKLKVFC is encoded by the coding sequence ATGGAAAAACTAAAAAAGGCTATTTTGGTTTACAATCCAAAATCTGGAAATGCCAATATAATTTTAAGCAATTTTGATTTAATCACTACAAAACTGCTGGAAAAAGGGATTACATTGACACTTTATAGTATAAATAAGGATTATGACCTGTTTACAGAAATTTTAAAAAATGAAAAATATGACATTTTAATTTTATCTGGCGGAGATGGAACTTTGAGCCGTTGCTTGAGTGAACTTTATTCTAAAAATATTGAATTTCCAGAAGTTGCAATATTTCCGACAGGAACATCAAACGACTTTGCAAAAGCATTGAAAATTGAAGAAAATATTGAAAACTGGATAGAGAAAATTACACATAAAACTGTTAAAGATATTGATTTTGGGTTAATTAATGGAAAAACGGTATTCTTATCTTCGTATGCTGGCGGACTATTTACCAAAATTTCCTACAATACAGACAAAACGTTGAAAAAAACATTTGGAAAAATTGCCTATTACATAAATGGACTTGGAGAACTTACAAATATAAAGACTTTTGACTTGGATATTGTGCTGGATGGGAATGAGACTATTAAGGAAAAGGCTATTTTATATGCAATTTTGAATGGGAAAAGTGTTGGAGGATTTGAAAATGTAATTGATGAAGCAAGTATGAATGACGGATTTATGGATATTCTAATCGTAAAAAACATTGACAACCCGCTGGATATTCCAAAAATCCTAATTGACTTAATGAACAGCAACCTGACAAATAACGATTACATCCGAACTTTACAAGCTAAAAAATGTGAAATAAAAAAAGTTACAGAAGAAATTGACGTGAGCATTGATGGAGAAGAAGGGGAAAATATAGATGTAACAATTGAGTTTATAAGTGGGAAATTAAAAGTTTTTTGTTAA
- a CDS encoding glycoside hydrolase family 57 protein, whose amino-acid sequence MNGYLSLVLHAHLPYVRHPEYKEFLEEDWLYEAITETYVPLLEMFENLTRDNIPWNMTITMSGTLVNMMNDSLLRERYVRHIDKLIEFCEKEVERLSPYPDMLNVAKHNLWFNTRAKRVFEEKYNRDLVGAFRKFQDQGNLEIIPVTATHGFLPVMKDYPEAVNAQVFMAKKDYIKNFGREPKGIWLAECAYYPGQDKFLEKHGIRYFLVDAHGIMHSDPRPVYGIYSPVYTKNYVAAFARDLESSEQVWSSESGYPGDGVYREFHKDAGYELDYELVEPYLHSDGVRRNIGVKYHAITDKKGTYKAVYNPEAAAARAKEHAYNFVFNRSKQIEFLASKMKYRKPIVVSPYDAELYGHWWYEGPIFLEWVFRATAESNFSTITPYKYLEQYPTNQIVDVSMSSWGANGYYDVWIDGSNDYAYRHLHKAAQKMIELANGREPYNELEYRALNQAARELLMAQTSCWEFIMYTGTMVGYAHKKISDHVHRLFKIYEDFKNGRLDEGWINEIESRDNIFPEIEYRMYRSDWL is encoded by the coding sequence ATGAATGGATATTTGAGTCTTGTTTTGCATGCACATTTACCTTATGTAAGACACCCGGAATATAAAGAATTTTTAGAAGAAGATTGGTTATACGAAGCAATTACAGAAACATATGTTCCTCTACTAGAAATGTTTGAAAATTTGACAAGGGATAATATTCCTTGGAATATGACCATTACAATGTCTGGGACACTTGTTAATATGATGAACGACAGTTTATTAAGGGAAAGATACGTTCGTCACATAGACAAATTGATTGAATTTTGCGAGAAAGAAGTGGAAAGACTTAGTCCATATCCTGATATGCTAAATGTTGCAAAACATAATTTATGGTTTAATACAAGGGCAAAACGAGTATTTGAAGAAAAATACAATAGAGATTTGGTTGGGGCCTTCAGAAAATTCCAAGATCAAGGTAATTTGGAAATCATCCCAGTTACTGCGACACACGGATTTTTACCAGTTATGAAAGATTATCCAGAAGCAGTTAATGCTCAAGTTTTTATGGCTAAAAAAGATTACATCAAAAATTTTGGAAGAGAGCCAAAAGGAATCTGGCTAGCAGAGTGCGCTTATTATCCAGGACAGGATAAATTTTTGGAAAAACATGGAATAAGATATTTCCTAGTTGATGCACATGGGATTATGCACAGTGACCCACGTCCAGTTTACGGTATCTACTCGCCAGTTTATACAAAAAACTATGTAGCTGCGTTTGCTAGAGATTTGGAATCATCTGAGCAAGTTTGGAGTTCTGAGTCTGGTTATCCAGGAGATGGAGTTTATAGAGAATTTCACAAGGATGCCGGGTATGAACTTGACTATGAACTTGTAGAGCCATATTTACACAGTGACGGAGTACGAAGAAATATTGGAGTAAAATACCATGCAATAACTGATAAAAAAGGAACTTATAAAGCAGTTTACAATCCAGAAGCGGCAGCGGCCAGAGCCAAAGAGCACGCCTACAACTTTGTATTCAACCGTTCAAAACAAATTGAGTTTCTGGCTTCAAAAATGAAATATAGAAAACCAATTGTAGTATCGCCTTATGATGCCGAATTATACGGACACTGGTGGTATGAAGGGCCAATATTCCTAGAATGGGTATTCAGAGCCACAGCAGAATCTAATTTTTCTACAATAACACCATACAAATATTTAGAGCAATATCCGACAAATCAAATAGTTGATGTAAGCATGTCAAGCTGGGGAGCAAACGGTTATTATGATGTTTGGATAGACGGCTCAAATGATTATGCCTACAGACATTTACATAAAGCCGCACAAAAAATGATAGAACTGGCAAACGGAAGAGAACCGTACAACGAATTAGAATACAGAGCATTAAATCAGGCCGCAAGAGAATTATTAATGGCACAGACTTCCTGCTGGGAATTTATAATGTATACTGGAACAATGGTTGGTTATGCTCACAAAAAAATAAGCGATCACGTTCACAGATTATTTAAAATTTATGAAGACTTCAAAAACGGAAGATTGGATGAAGGCTGGATAAATGAAATTGAAAGCAGAGATAATATCTTCCCTGAAATTGAATACAGAATGTATAGAAGTGACTGGCTATAA
- the aroF gene encoding 3-deoxy-7-phosphoheptulonate synthase → MIIKVDGGISEKILEKLINRLETENNVSVKLIAGKEYSILGLVGDISTIDIKHIQALDYVLDVQRVQEPYKRASRKFKPEDTIVKVGNVEIGGNKLVMMAGPCSVENEKQIIDTAKAVKMAGANILRGGVVKPRTSPYAFQGLGMEGIELMKKAKEETGLPIICEVMSIAQLHEFGPHLDMIQLGARNMQNFDLLKEVGKTNIPVLLKRGLSATIEEWLMSAEYILAGGNENVVLCERGIRTYETAYRNVLDLNAVPMIKKLTHLPIIVDSAHATGKYWMVKPLAMAGIAAGADGLMVEVHPEPDKALSDGPQSLKFEVFDDLMQDVEKIANVLGKSFK, encoded by the coding sequence ATGATTATTAAAGTAGATGGCGGAATAAGTGAAAAAATCTTGGAAAAATTGATAAACAGATTGGAAACGGAAAATAATGTAAGCGTTAAATTAATTGCTGGCAAAGAATATTCAATTTTAGGATTGGTTGGGGATATTAGCACAATTGATATAAAGCATATTCAGGCGCTAGATTATGTGCTGGATGTACAAAGAGTGCAAGAGCCTTATAAGAGAGCAAGCCGAAAATTTAAGCCAGAAGATACTATTGTAAAAGTGGGAAATGTAGAAATTGGCGGAAATAAGCTTGTAATGATGGCAGGACCTTGTTCTGTCGAAAATGAGAAGCAGATAATTGATACGGCAAAAGCTGTAAAAATGGCTGGAGCAAATATCTTAAGAGGTGGAGTTGTAAAACCTAGAACATCGCCTTATGCTTTTCAAGGATTAGGGATGGAAGGTATTGAATTGATGAAAAAAGCAAAAGAAGAAACAGGACTTCCAATAATATGCGAAGTTATGTCAATTGCTCAATTGCATGAATTTGGTCCACATCTTGATATGATTCAGTTAGGTGCGAGAAATATGCAAAATTTTGATTTGCTGAAAGAAGTTGGGAAAACAAATATTCCAGTATTGTTAAAAAGAGGATTGAGTGCAACAATTGAAGAATGGTTAATGTCGGCAGAATACATTTTGGCTGGCGGAAATGAAAATGTAGTTCTTTGTGAAAGAGGAATCAGAACTTATGAAACAGCATACAGAAATGTACTAGATTTGAATGCAGTGCCGATGATTAAAAAATTAACACACTTGCCGATAATCGTAGATTCAGCTCACGCAACTGGAAAATACTGGATGGTAAAACCTCTTGCAATGGCAGGGATTGCCGCTGGAGCAGACGGATTAATGGTAGAAGTACATCCTGAGCCAGACAAGGCATTGTCAGATGGGCCTCAATCATTGAAATTTGAAGTGTTTGATGACTTGATGCAGGATGTGGAGAAGATTGCGAATGTGTTGGGGAAAAGTTTTAAATAA
- a CDS encoding putative heavy metal-binding protein — MIITTTNEIQDKKVMEYKGIVFGEVISGINMFKDMGASLRNIFGGRSKGYEDELLTARENALEEMKTRAANLGANAIIGVKMDYEVLGADNGMLMVTCSGTAVVVG; from the coding sequence ATGATTATTACAACTACAAATGAAATTCAGGATAAAAAAGTTATGGAATATAAAGGGATTGTTTTTGGAGAGGTTATTTCAGGAATTAATATGTTTAAAGATATGGGGGCAAGCTTGAGAAATATTTTTGGAGGAAGATCTAAAGGCTATGAAGACGAGCTTTTGACGGCAAGAGAGAATGCTCTGGAGGAAATGAAAACTAGGGCTGCAAATCTTGGTGCAAATGCCATTATTGGTGTAAAAATGGATTACGAAGTATTAGGAGCAGACAATGGAATGCTTATGGTAACTTGCAGCGGAACAGCTGTAGTTGTAGGTTAA
- a CDS encoding tetratricopeptide repeat protein, giving the protein MKRKWLLLLILISSINSFSKETYTKEEKQYLKQIEKGDKDSLLKLSDYYFRNRKFEESEKLLLKYEKENNNLGNSRETKEKIISFYRYWRDSIVRSVLKVNIEKTKELEEKIIERYNELIKSGDVKALNDLGEFYIWIKQDEKGNKLLKEAADKEYKPAQETLERQKKDKSFGEQKLQEYENNYKETGDVRDLRILAYSYVSLKKYDLAEKTYLQLIELEDYQPDYASLAQMYDYKTQNYENAIKYYKLAIQKISNKKQKFDARDYWIRIGDMYFL; this is encoded by the coding sequence ATGAAAAGAAAATGGCTATTATTACTAATTTTAATTTCTTCAATTAATTCTTTTTCTAAAGAAACTTATACTAAAGAGGAAAAGCAGTATTTAAAGCAAATTGAAAAAGGAGATAAGGATTCACTATTAAAATTAAGTGATTATTATTTTCGAAATAGAAAATTTGAAGAATCTGAGAAATTATTATTAAAATATGAAAAAGAAAATAATAACTTAGGAAATAGTAGAGAAACAAAAGAAAAAATTATTTCATTCTATAGATACTGGAGAGATTCAATAGTGCGTTCAGTTTTAAAAGTAAATATAGAGAAAACTAAAGAATTAGAAGAAAAAATTATTGAACGGTATAATGAATTAATAAAATCTGGTGATGTAAAAGCGTTAAATGATTTGGGAGAATTTTATATTTGGATAAAACAGGATGAAAAAGGAAATAAATTGTTGAAAGAAGCTGCTGATAAAGAATATAAACCAGCTCAAGAAACTTTGGAAAGACAGAAGAAGGATAAAAGTTTTGGTGAACAAAAATTACAAGAATATGAAAATAATTATAAGGAAACAGGTGATGTTAGAGATTTAAGAATATTAGCGTATTCTTATGTAAGTTTAAAAAAATATGATTTAGCAGAAAAAACTTATTTACAGTTAATTGAATTAGAAGACTATCAACCTGATTATGCTTCATTAGCCCAAATGTATGATTATAAAACTCAAAATTATGAAAATGCCATAAAGTATTATAAATTGGCAATACAAAAAATATCTAATAAAAAACAAAAGTTTGATGCACGGGATTATTGGATTAGAATAGGAGATATGTATTTTTTATAA
- a CDS encoding DUF1871 family protein translates to MKFKKYNKKEEIYKIKKLENNIKEIIDFWDPIKLLSFAPQDEYDFEIKQIRNKMLINKDIKTDELALVIQTVFKNAFGEDVYYSDENIEFDIAKKILKKCI, encoded by the coding sequence GTGAAATTCAAAAAGTATAATAAAAAAGAGGAAATATATAAAATAAAAAAACTTGAAAATAATATAAAAGAGATTATTGATTTTTGGGATCCAATCAAGTTATTGTCTTTTGCTCCACAGGATGAATACGATTTTGAAATTAAGCAAATTAGGAATAAAATGCTTATAAATAAAGATATTAAAACTGACGAATTGGCTCTTGTGATACAGACTGTATTTAAAAATGCTTTTGGAGAAGATGTATATTATTCTGATGAAAATATAGAGTTTGATATTGCAAAGAAAATTTTGAAGAAATGTATTTAA